From a region of the Sandaracinaceae bacterium genome:
- a CDS encoding DUF2339 domain-containing protein, with translation MDDFAVFTFFCVGPVMTLAFLGAGLMAAVANSRRRAETKQLREDLDQLRWHQTRLIQEVARLEARPPGVTTTAPPMVQQGSLPQPEGPAAPELEAPPTAEVAAPAEATPAWAANVLYPVAGAAPSPMVASAPLEAAPEWSAPQPEAAVEQGAVAPVPPAPPLDVRPPMPQPPPAGPPPRKGPGLEEWLGVRGIALLGALTLVVAGIYFFRYSVEHGLITPAMRVILGVVVGLACIGASERPLRSRHPLLANFIAGAGVAILYLASWSSGALYELVPRPAAFALMAVTTAACCALAIRHKALSIAMIGLLGGFITPISLSTGQDRPLALFGYLLLLDVALLAVAQRTRWGVLALLSVLGTFVYQVGWVMGRMGAERTWLGVAIVAMFALVFALGSLLSERKAKAEGRTPSGLEGLVTKATQALAILLPFLFPLFFAAHEDLRIDLLPTLVLVTALTIGAGVISLATRSYWLQVAAAAAGGVTLLVHVLAMQREPLGWLFAGVALAVMAAHYAVVERWAILQRRATADGSGVGAPALPGPTEGFGFLPSHAFVLFVAAALFALLLGADRVLPAAGTLTTLLVLLGATRVASVGALHVVGALVAPLATLTMVVMHVAQGQRAGGPSELLWLALCLVPVVASQGGALGGSPESRRFLDHGAGLAALVFAAHLVFLSHAVPATPWLYAFAAVSALLLVSLPLARSGVGAYLGPVVLMLAAHAVAVGSRSSAFDGSATWLACLVAIAASATVLPMLVLGERARRSPGLYRGAALAMPLFFPAILESYQGIFGRTTDGIPAVLAGVIVLLSLASAKQLAPAAVRISAIAWPAAAALGFITVAIPLQLENEWVTVGWALMGAALLALFRRVDHAGLKYFALLHFAVVGVRLLMNPYILEYHPVSAWPFLNWLAYTYLVPIAAALAGFAWLRDIEIARRRPIEVSLMPKNVALFANGLGVLAVALGFAWINLTIIDAFAPDGPLEIEFDRQPARDLSLSLAWALYGAVLLGIGMWRKSTALRGLSLGLVMLTIAKVFLVDLGNLQDLYRVASLVGLAISLIVISLAYRRFVFPSSDTDAQEGGPS, from the coding sequence ATGGACGATTTCGCGGTCTTCACCTTCTTTTGTGTTGGTCCTGTCATGACGCTGGCGTTCCTCGGGGCCGGCCTCATGGCGGCGGTCGCCAACAGCCGGCGACGCGCAGAGACGAAGCAACTGCGGGAGGACCTGGACCAGCTGCGCTGGCATCAGACGCGCTTGATTCAAGAGGTGGCGCGCCTGGAGGCCCGGCCGCCAGGGGTGACGACCACCGCACCGCCGATGGTCCAGCAGGGGAGCCTGCCGCAACCGGAGGGTCCGGCGGCACCCGAGCTGGAAGCGCCGCCCACGGCAGAAGTGGCCGCTCCAGCGGAAGCCACGCCGGCGTGGGCCGCGAACGTCCTCTATCCGGTCGCAGGGGCCGCCCCCTCGCCAATGGTCGCCTCCGCTCCCCTCGAGGCGGCTCCGGAGTGGTCGGCCCCACAGCCCGAGGCCGCCGTGGAGCAGGGAGCAGTCGCGCCCGTGCCCCCTGCGCCGCCCCTGGACGTGCGCCCGCCCATGCCCCAGCCCCCGCCGGCGGGGCCGCCGCCGCGCAAGGGGCCGGGCCTCGAGGAGTGGCTGGGCGTTCGCGGCATCGCGCTGCTGGGCGCGCTCACCCTGGTGGTCGCGGGCATCTACTTCTTCCGCTACTCGGTGGAGCACGGCCTGATCACGCCGGCCATGCGCGTCATCCTCGGCGTGGTGGTGGGGCTCGCGTGCATCGGTGCGTCCGAGCGGCCGCTGCGCTCGCGTCACCCGCTGCTGGCCAACTTCATCGCGGGCGCCGGCGTGGCCATCTTGTACTTGGCCAGCTGGTCGAGCGGTGCCCTCTACGAACTGGTGCCGCGGCCGGCCGCCTTCGCGCTCATGGCGGTGACCACCGCCGCCTGCTGCGCGCTCGCCATTCGGCACAAGGCGCTGAGCATCGCGATGATCGGGCTCCTGGGTGGGTTCATCACACCCATCTCGCTCTCCACGGGGCAGGACCGCCCGCTGGCGCTGTTCGGCTACCTGCTGCTGCTCGACGTGGCGCTGCTGGCGGTGGCGCAGCGCACGCGCTGGGGGGTGCTGGCGCTGCTCAGCGTGCTGGGCACGTTCGTCTACCAAGTGGGCTGGGTGATGGGCCGCATGGGGGCGGAGCGCACCTGGCTCGGCGTCGCCATCGTGGCGATGTTCGCGCTCGTGTTCGCGCTCGGGTCCCTGCTCTCGGAGCGCAAGGCCAAGGCCGAGGGGCGCACGCCCAGTGGTCTCGAGGGCCTGGTCACCAAGGCCACGCAAGCGCTCGCCATCCTGCTGCCGTTCCTGTTCCCGCTGTTCTTCGCCGCCCACGAGGACCTGCGCATCGACCTCTTGCCCACGCTGGTGCTCGTGACGGCCCTCACGATCGGGGCCGGGGTGATCTCGCTGGCCACGCGCTCCTACTGGCTGCAGGTGGCCGCCGCTGCGGCGGGCGGGGTGACGCTGCTGGTGCACGTGCTCGCCATGCAGCGTGAGCCGCTCGGTTGGCTCTTCGCAGGGGTGGCGCTGGCCGTGATGGCCGCGCACTACGCGGTAGTCGAGCGGTGGGCGATCCTGCAGCGTCGCGCCACCGCAGACGGATCCGGCGTCGGGGCGCCGGCATTGCCTGGTCCCACGGAGGGTTTTGGCTTCCTGCCCAGCCACGCGTTCGTGCTGTTCGTGGCAGCGGCGCTCTTCGCGCTGCTGCTGGGAGCAGACCGCGTGCTGCCCGCAGCGGGCACCCTCACCACGCTGCTGGTCCTCTTGGGCGCCACGCGCGTGGCCTCCGTGGGTGCGCTGCACGTCGTGGGCGCGCTGGTGGCTCCCCTGGCCACGCTCACCATGGTCGTCATGCACGTGGCCCAGGGGCAGCGCGCGGGCGGCCCGAGCGAGCTGCTGTGGCTCGCGCTCTGCCTGGTGCCGGTGGTGGCATCACAAGGAGGGGCGCTCGGGGGTTCACCCGAGAGTCGACGCTTCCTCGATCACGGCGCGGGCCTGGCCGCGCTGGTCTTTGCCGCGCACCTCGTCTTCCTCTCTCACGCGGTGCCAGCCACGCCGTGGCTCTACGCCTTTGCTGCGGTGAGCGCGCTGCTGCTGGTGTCCCTGCCGCTGGCCCGCTCCGGGGTGGGCGCCTACCTCGGCCCGGTGGTGCTCATGCTGGCTGCCCATGCCGTCGCCGTCGGCTCGCGCAGCTCGGCGTTCGACGGGTCCGCCACCTGGCTCGCGTGCCTGGTGGCCATCGCGGCGAGCGCCACGGTGCTGCCCATGCTGGTGCTGGGTGAGCGCGCGCGGCGCTCGCCAGGGCTCTATCGCGGCGCGGCGCTGGCCATGCCGCTGTTCTTCCCGGCCATCCTCGAGTCCTATCAGGGCATCTTCGGACGGACCACAGACGGCATCCCGGCCGTCCTCGCCGGGGTCATCGTGCTCCTCTCGCTCGCCAGCGCGAAGCAGCTCGCGCCGGCGGCCGTGCGCATCTCGGCCATCGCGTGGCCGGCCGCAGCGGCGCTCGGCTTCATCACCGTGGCCATCCCGCTGCAGCTCGAGAACGAGTGGGTGACGGTAGGCTGGGCGCTCATGGGCGCGGCCTTGCTGGCGCTCTTCCGCCGCGTGGATCACGCCGGACTCAAGTACTTCGCGCTGCTGCACTTCGCCGTGGTGGGCGTCCGCCTGCTGATGAACCCGTACATCCTCGAGTACCACCCCGTGTCGGCGTGGCCCTTCCTCAACTGGCTGGCGTACACGTACTTGGTGCCCATCGCGGCGGCGCTCGCGGGCTTCGCGTGGCTGCGCGACATCGAGATCGCGCGTCGTCGTCCCATCGAGGTCAGCCTCATGCCCAAGAACGTGGCGCTGTTCGCGAACGGGCTCGGGGTGCTGGCGGTGGCGCTCGGCTTCGCGTGGATCAACCTCACCATCATCGATGCGTTCGCGCCGGACGGGCCGCTCGAGATCGAGTTCGACCGGCAGCCGGCGCGTGACCTCTCGCTGAGCCTGGCGTGGGCGCTGTACGGCGCGGTGCTCCTGGGCATCGGCATGTGGCGCAAGAGCACGGCGCTGCGCGGGCTCAGCCTGGGTCTCGTGATGCTGACCATCGCCAAGGTCTTCCTGGTGGACCTCGGCAACCTGCAGGACCTCTACCGCGTGGCCTCGCTGGTGGGCCTCGCCATCTCGCTCATCGTCATCTCGCTCGCATACCGGCGCTTCGTGTTCCCCTCGTCGGACACGGACGCCCAGGAAGGTGGACCGTCATGA